GTATGGAAGCCGGAAGATAGGATGGCAGTTCTGCCTGCTCTGATTGATACACGGAAAGACTATAAAATTCTAATCAGCGAATCGGACTTGACGGATTATCCGTGTATGTTCCTCAAGGGGACGGGTACGAATGGAATGGTTTCCACCTTCCCTAAAGCTCCGCTTGCTTTTACCGAGAGTGGTGACCGCAGTGTCAAGATTACTCAGGAAGCCGATTATATTGCCAAAACGAGAGGGACAAGGAATTATCCGTGGCGTTACTTCGTGATTACTAAAAACGACCGTCAGTTAATCGAGAATACGATGACTTACAAATTGGCTGAGAAGAACCAACTTCAAAATGTTTCATGGATAAAACCGGGACAAGTGAGTTGGGAATGGTGGAACGATGCTTCCCCTTACGGGCCGGACGTGAATTTCGTTTCCGGATACAATCTGGCGACTTACAAGTATTACATAGACTTTGCTTCCCAATTTGGTATTCCGTATATCATCATGGACGAAGGATGGGCTAAAAGTACCCGCGACCCTTACACGCCCAATCCGGAAGTAAACCTGCACGAGTTAATCCGTTACGGCAAAGAAAAGAATGTAGGAATCGTACTTTGGCTTACATGGCTGACTGTAGAAAACAATTTCGACCTGTTCAAGACTTTCAATGAGTGGGGTGTGAAAGGGCTCAAGATTGATTTTATGGATAGAAGCGACCAGTGGATGGTGAACTATTATGAGCGTGTAGCCCGTGAAGCCGCCAAAAACAAATTGTTCGTCGATTTCCACGGCTCTTTCAAACCGGCGGGACTGGAGTATAAATATCCGAACGTGCTCTCCTATGAAGGGGTACGGGGAATGGAGCAAATGGGTGGTTGCTGTCCCGATAATAGCTTGTACTTACCCTTCATGCGCAATGCAGTCGGGCCGATGGACTATACACCCGGAGCAATGATTAGCATGCAACCCGATGTGTACAGTGCGGAACGTCCCAATGCCGCAAGCATCGGAACCCGGGCTTATCAATTGGCTCTCTTTGTGGTCTTTGAAAGTGGCTTGCAGATGCTGGCGGATAATCCCACCCTTTATTATCGGAATGAAGACTGTACCCGTTTCATAACACAAGTTCCCGTCACATGGGATGAAACAGTGGCATTGGAAGCCAAGGCGGGCGAATATGTAATTGTCGCCAAACGGAAAGGTGACAAATGGTACATAGGGGGGATTACTAACAATGGCGAAACCCAACGTGAGTTTACGGTGAAACTTGACTTCTTGAAAAAGAACCGTTCTTATCAAATGACATCTTTTGAAGATGGAATCAATGCGGGACGGCAGGCTATGGACTACCGTTGCAAGTCATCTCAAGTGAAAGCGGGAGATTCCTTTACCGTAAAAATGGTAAGGAACGGTGGCTTTGCTGCTATCATCGAATAGAACTTTTTGTTTCATGTAGTGAAACAAAGTGTTCCACACCGAGAAACGAAGTGTTTCAAGTAATGAAACGAAGTGTTTCTCGGTGTGAAACTAATAGTTTCAAATGGGGTTGAAACTTTTTGCTCTACACTTCGTGCTTTTTTAGTCCGGGCGTATGTTATTGTTTCTTAGAGAACCACTCTTTGAACTCCGCCACCCGTGCCTTGCTGACCAGAATTTTTTCCTTGATTCCGGAATAGCGCACATTGATGGACAACCGGCTGTTGAACCATAAATCAATATCTTTGATAGCTTCCCGCGACACCAGATATTGGCGGTTGGCGCGGAAGAAAAGGTGGGGATTGAGACAGTCGGTGAGTTCGTCCAGAGTTTGGGTAAAGTTGTATTCTGTGCCGTCGGTTAAGACAGCTTTAACCTGGCAATCTTTGATATAAAATAATAGTATCATATCTACGGAGACAGGCAAGAGCTTGTCTCCTTTCATTGGGATAAGGAAGTGCGTCTTATAGTTCTCCTGCTTTTTGAGCGAATGGAAAAGTTGTAGCAGTTCTTCTTCCTGGTGTGGGTTGTGGCGCGGTTGAGAGTCGGGAGCGGCGGTATGCTGTAAGTTTCCCAGTTTGGCGAGGGCACGTTCGATGTCTTCCTTGCCGATAGGTTTCAGTAAATAGTCGATACTGTTCACTTTGAAAGCCCGCAGAGCATATTCGTCATAGGCAGTGGTGAAGATAATCGGGCAAGTGATACTGACGTGATTGAATATCTCAAAAGCCGATCCGTCCGCCAGATGAATATCCATGAATATCAAATCCGGCATCGGGTGAGAGCCGAACCATTCGATAGTGGAACCGATACTATCTAGTATGGCGGCAATTTCCGCGTCCGGCTTTACTTCGTTGAGTAATGAGGAAAGGTTGCGTACCGCTGCCTTTTCATCTTCTATAATGACAGTCTTCATGGTGTCTTTTTATCTGTAAATCACTGTTTTTATTGTGCTTCGTCAATCAGGGGAATAGAAACGGTAAATTCTTTATCCTCTGTGATTTGTATCTCTTGCTTGAATAAAAGGTGGTATCTCTTGGCAAGATTAACTAGCCCGATACCCGTTCCGGGGGTGGCAGTCCATTTGGGCTGAATGTCATTGCTGACGGATAAGAAGCCATTCCCGTCTGTGGTGATATGGATAGCCAGCGGTTTCCGGTTACTTATTTCATTGTGTTTAACGGCATTCTCAATCAATACTTGCACAGCCATCGGTGGAAGCCGGAAATCTTCGTATGCTTTGGCTATCTGTATGTCGAACTGCAAGTTGTTCTCAAAGCGCATCTTTAGCAGGAAGATATAAGCGGAAGCGAATTCCATTTCTTCGCGAAGGCTGACACTCTGTGACTCGTTGCTTTGCAGGGTATATCTCAGTACCCGGGAAAGTTCCTGGATATAGTCTTGGGCTTTGTCCTGATTCTCACGTACCAATGAACGCAAAGTATTCAACGAATTGAATAGCATATGCGGGTTGAGCTGGTTTTTCAAGACCTCGTATTGGTTGCGGATATTTTCCGCCTGGAGTTGCTCGTTCTCAATGAGCACCTGCTGCTGGCGGTATATCAGATGGATGATATAACAACTGCTGGTGACAAGACACGCCATGATGAAATCCCTCAACGGATGCAGATAATGGTGTACCATCGCGTCGATAGCTGGAATATCGAACGTTTTGTGCAGAAAGACAAAGACTTGTCCCAACAGATTACTCAATATCCACGTCAGGATGAAAGAGAGCAAAATCTTTGTTCCCGTAATCTTGATAGACGACTGGTTGAAATGGAACAGCCGTGTATTGACAGCGAAAAGCAGGAGCAGAGACAGAAAAGTAAAGAGTATCTCATTAGCCACATCCATAAACTTCATTCCGGGAAATAACGAATGGCTCTCGAACCGGTCGAAAAGGGATACAGATTCCGGAAAATGGATTAATACCGCCACAGCCATCGAGATAATGACTGTGGAAAGCACATATTTGTCTTTTTTTATTGCCTTTACTATCATACTGCAAAGATAAGAGAATTTTTTAGTGATTAATCGTTTTTCTGAATATGTGCTGTGACATACATGCCCGGTCGGAATTGTGCGTTTGTCTCTTTGATAGATGAATAAACTTCGAGCGAACGGTTGGTTTCGTCTACTTTTTGTCCGATGGAGACTACTGTTCCGTTGAAAGTCTGCGTTCCCATCCCGTTGACGCGGAACTGCACGGGACTGCCCACTTGTATGTCTGCAAGGTCTTTTTCGTAAGTAGTCAGGCAGAGCATCGGGGAGCTTTTGTCAATAATCTCACAAAGAGCTTCTCCCGGATTGATATATTTGCCTATATTCATTGCCACATTGGCTGCATAGCCGCTGATGGGGGCTTTCACTTCCAGCAATGGCTGGATGCCGTTCTTTAGCAATGTCTCCGGGGCGACACCCAGTAGTGAGAGTTGTGCGGCGGCAGCATCCTGGCGGCTTTTCATGGAGAGATAATCCGCTTTGCTCTGCTGGAACTTCTTTTGCGAAGCCGCCTGTTCGGCGGAAAGTGCCTTTTGACGCTCGTATTCCGCCAGAAGATATTCCGCTTGCGCATGACTGTCAAGATAAGTCTGTTGCAGGGTAATGAATTCCGGATTTTCCAAGGTGGCGATAACTGCGTTCTTAGCTATATGTTGTCCGGGCAACAGAGAAGTGTTCTTGACTACCCCACCCATCGTTAACGCTATGGTCGCCTGTCGTTGGGGTGGAAGGACAATGCGCCCGTTGAATGAAACCTGATTCGGTTTCGAAGTCGCGGAAGTGACGGCATCCACTTCGGGTTGTTTCGCCACGGTGTCTGCCGCAACTTCAGTTGCGGAAACCATACCAGTTTCGTTATCCGTAATTTGTTGGTTGCCCTTACAAGCTGTCAAAGCAAGTAAAAGGACAGAATAAAATATCTTCTTCATCTTCATATACTGTATTTTATAATAAAATGTATTATCAAAACTCTCAACTTTCCACTCTCCACTTATCTAAAGAGTTCATACTCTAATGCGGCAATGTTATATTGGTAGACAGTCTCGATATAGCCGCGGCGAATATCCCGGGCGGTTGTTATGGACTGTATGTATTCCGCTATACCCGTTTCGCTCTGTTGCAACTGGAGATTGGCAGCCTTGGTCAATTCGTCCGCTTCTTTCAAGGCGGAAGAAGTGTAGTAGCGTAAGCTCTCGTTGTATCTGCGAAGTGAAGCTTCCAGCTCAAGCACTTTGTTTCTCAATTCGAGAATATTCGCGTCTGCCTGAATTTGTGCTGAGGTAGCGGATAACCGTGCTTGCTTCACCTTGCTCTTTTGGGGCAGGAAGTAGATAGGGAAGGAGATACCCACCATCCATGCATTCAGATTCTTCAACGGAAGAATATCCTGGCGGGTATATCCCACGCTGATTTCCGGAAAGAAATGGCTCCGCTCTACATGAAGCATTGCTTTCGCTTCGTCCGCCTGACTTTGAAAGTAAGCAGTGTGTGCTCCCGACAGTGTCCCGTCTGAAAGGCTGGTATAAAACAGCGATAAGGTAGAATCTGCCGGAACAATCGGCTGGTCTGAATAACAACTCCAACGGAAGCGTGCCAAAGCCATTTTCTCTTCTTCCTGTGCCTGGAACCAACGGTTGTGAAGTTCGGCGGCGACGGTTGTCATCATATTCTTTTCGAGCAGAGTGATTTCCCCCTGTTGATAACGCAGTTCACCGATATGCTGTAACTTTTCCGCCATCTTATCCTGGTCGCGGTACATTGCACAGAGGTTGGCGGCGTATTGGTAGTACGCCCATGCCCGCTTCACTTCTGCCGTGACTTCCTTCTCCACCATCTGACGATAGAATGTGGTTGTTTTCACTTGTCGGTTGACTAATGCATTCTTGTAGAACGGCGTCAGCAGAGAACCCAGGCTTTGCTCGAAAGCCAGTTCCTTGTCTTTCTTGTTCTCTCCGTTGAGTTGCCCCCAGGAATAGCTGAATGAGGTTGGGGATGCTTCTACAATCTCTCCACGGGTAGCCTTGGCTTGTTGGATGGCGTTTGTTGCCATTTTCAGACGGGGGTGATTCTGTTTCGCCATCTCGATAGCCTGTTCCAAAGTGACGGTCGATGCCTGTTGCGCGGAAACGAAAGAAGGAATCAGCAGGAACAGGGGAAGAAGGACGAAGAACGGCAGGTGAAACTTGGCTCCCGGACGTTTCCAGGTTGCCAATGAGTTCACAATTTTGTAGAACACCGGAATGATAAGCAACGTCAACACAGTGGAGATAATCAATCCACCGATAACGACAGTTGCCAGCGGGCGTTGCACCTCGGCACCGGCGGAAGTGGCGATAGCCATCGGGACAAATCCCAATGATGCCACCAAGCCTGTCAGGAATACGGGACGGAGCAGATGCGGAGTTCCCTTGGCGATGATTCGATTTGTAGTCATGGGGTAAGCGTTTTGTTTACGAAGTTCGTTGAAGTGATTCACCATGAGGATACCGTTCAGCACCGCCACACCGAATAATGCGATGAAGCCTACACCCGCCGATATGCTGAACGGAAGCCCGCGCAGCCAAAGGGCGACGATACCGCCGATAAGCGACAACGGAACGGTGGAGAATACCATCAGTGTATAGGTGATATTCTTGAAAGCAAAGAACAGAATCAACAGGATGAGCATCAATGCTACCGGAATGACAATGAGCAGTGTGTGAATAGCGTTCTGCAAGTTCTCGAACTGACCGCCGTATTCGAAGTAATATCCCGGTTTCAGCTTGACGTTCCTGTCCAGTGTCTTTTGTATGTCCGCCACCACTTGCTGTATATCCGCGTCACGCACATTGACACCGATGACGATACGGCGTTTCGTAGCGTCGCGGTTGATTTGGAGAGGTCCGCTGACGAGGTCTATGCTCGCTACTTCTCCGACCGGAATCTGGATTCCTTCGGAAGTGCGCACAAACAATTTGTCGAGATTCAAATCCGCTACTTTCTCCTGGTCGAGACGGACGACGAGGTCGAACCTTCGTTCGTTTTCAAACACTACACCGCTGGATTCTCCGGCATAGGCGGTTCGGATAATCGTGTTGAGTTCTTCTATGTTGATGCCGTAGCGGGCTATCTTGCTGCGGTTGTATTTCACTACGAGCTGGGGCAATCCCATCGTCTGCTCTACGATGACGTCCGACGCTCCCGGCACTTTTTCTACATAGGCGGCGGCTTCTTTTGCTTTTTCGTAGAGTTCGTGGGTGTCTTCTCCGTACAGTTTGACGGCAATGTCCGCTTTGGCTCCTGTCATCAGCTCATTAAAACGGAGCTGTATCGGTTGCGAGAAGTTGAATTCGGCACGCTCGGACAGTGGTTCGAGTGCTTCCTTCATCTTATCCACCATTTCCGCACGGTTTCCTGCGCTGGTCCATTCTTTGAAAGGTTTCATGATAATCATCACGTCAGCGTCTTCTACTGCCATCGGGTCGGTGGGGACTTCCGCCGTTCCGATTTTGGCAACCACGTGCTTGATTTCCGGGAATTTGTCCATCAGCGTCTTTTCTGCCAGACGGGATACTTCGATACTTTCTGACAACGAACTTCCGGCAGGCAATGTCATTTGCATGGCAAAGTCGCCTTCGTCCAGGGTCGGGATAAATTCGGCACCCAGCCGGGTGAAGAGGAAGAGCGAACCGATTAGCGCGGCAAAGGCTACGATGACGGTACGCCACTTGTGATGCAGACAGGAGCGAAGGCAGCGTTGATATACGCTGTTCAGTTTCTCGAAGAAACGGTCGGCAAGTGTCGGTTTCACCACGATGGTATGTTTCAGGAAGAGCGATGCCATCATCGGGACATAGGTGAGTGAAAGAATCAAGGCTCCGATGATGCAGAATACAAGTGTTTTTGCCATCGGGGTGAAGTATTTCCCTTCAATTCCGTTGAGGGTGAGGATGGGGAAGAATACTATCAGGATAATCAATACGGCGAAAGTTGCCGAGCGGACTACGCCGGATGCTCCTTTTTCCACTTCTTTGTCCATCTCTTCACGGGTGAATGTCCGTCCCCGGAACTGCTTGCCGTAGATATGGGCGAGGATGCCTTCCAGTATGACGATAGAGCCGTCCACAACGATACCGAAGTCGATGGCGCCGAGGCTCATCAGGTTGGCGGTGACATTGAAAAGGCGCATCATGATAAAGGCAAAGAGCATCGCCAGCGGAATGACTGACGCGACAATCAGTCCGGCACGTACATTGCCGAGGAAGATGATAAGTACGAGGAATACGATAATTGCACCTTCAATCAGGTTGTTGACAACGGTTGAGATATTTCGGTTCACCAGTTCCGAGCGGTTCAGATAAGGTTCGATGCTGACACCTTCGGGCAGCAGGTGCTGTATCTTCTCTACTCTTTTTTCAAGTTCCTGGGTGACGACGTTGGCGTTGGCTCCTTTCAGCATCATCGCGATTCCGCCTACACACTCGCCTTCGCCGTCCATTGTCATGGCGCCGAAACGTTTGGGAGAGCCGAAACGGACTACGCCTACATCGCTGATATGTACCGGAATCCCGTTCCGGTTGGCTACAACGATGCGCTCGATGTCCTTCGTCCGGGTAATCATACCTTCCGACCGGATATAATAGGCATTCTTCGCTTTTTCTATATAGCTTCCGCCAGTGTTCTGGTTGTTGCTGCTGAGGGCTTCGAATACTTCTCCGATGGTGATGTTCAGTGAGAAGAGCGCGTCCGGGTCGACGGCGACTTCATACTGTTTCAGGTAGCCGCCGAAACTGTTGATTTCTACGATACCCGGTATGCCGGACAACTGGCGTTTCACCATCCAGTCCTGAATGGTGCGGAGTTCCATAGCATCGTATTTCTCTTCGTAGCCGGGGGCTACTTTCAGTATGTACTGGTAGATTTCTCCGAGTCCGGTGGTGATGGGCATCATTTCCGGTGCTCCGAGTTCGGGGGGAATCTCTCCGGTGACGGTTTGTATCTGTTCGTTGATAAGCTGCCGGGCATCGAGGGTAGGGACGCTTTCTTTGAACACAACGGTCACCACCGATAGCCCGAAGCGGCTGACGGAACGGATATCTTCTACATTCATGATGTTGCTCATCGCTAGTTCGATAGGCATGGTGATGAGCTGTTCTACCTCTTGCGGTGCGAGGGTGGGCGACACGGTCACAATCTGTACCTGGTTGTTGGTGATATCGGGCACGGCGTCGATGGGCAATGTCAACATCGCGTAGATACCGCCGATAAGCAGGAAGAGGGTAGTGAGCCCTACAAACATCTTCTTTTTGATTGAAAAACGTACAATGGCTGTAAACATGATTCTCTTTGTGTTATTATTTCATGTTACAAAACTACGGACTATCTGCGTTCGTGATAGCCGGAAACGTTTGAAGCGGAAAGATTGCAGGGCGAAGTGACGAAATGTCGGCTTGAATGTTCTGCGGGGGAACTGCTCTTTTAAAACCTGTATCCGATACTTATAAAGAAGGAATGCATGAAGTTGAACTTGGGCATGGTCAGCTTCTTGCCTTCTACGGTGATGTTTCGTCCGCCACTGTACATGTCGAAATCGGAGAGTGTGTATCCTGCCGAAAGAGTGTACTGCTCGTCCAAGTCGAGGGTGAACATACCTTTTATATGATAGAATACGGTTCGTCCGCCCCGGTTCTTGATACGGTCGAATCTCATTGCTGTCCATGCGCCGGAAGCATTCGGGTAGTAGTCGATGTCGAGGCTTTTGTTGGTGGATAGCGGGATAGTCAGTCCCGGTGACACGATAAAGGAAAGTGCCATGTCTTTGTCTTTTCCCAATATTAGGGCGGGAGTGGCAAACTGCAGGGCGGGTCGGAACGCGAACAGATGGCAAAGCGGGGTGTCGTCACTGGAACTCCATCGCCATTGCTGGTCTTTGGAGATTCCCGAGTAGCTTTCATCTGTTATGATATTGCAGAAGAGTAACCCCACGGTGATGCCTGCGTAGGGAATAGGTTGATAAGTGATGGTCGGTTCTATTTCCCAGGCTGAGTAATTGTTTAGCGCTCCGGTAAGTTCTACTTTCCATACACGGGTTCTTTCTTCTTCCTGGGCTTTGCCTTTAGCGGCTGCGAGTAGCAGACAGATGATTAAGAGGATTTGTCGTTTCATTGTATAAATACTGTTAGTTGTCCATTTGTAGGTAAAGACAGGAAAAAACGGTGACTTCCCTATTGCTGAAAGGTTAATAAATGTTGCTCGGTGGGGAAGGCTACCTTCCTCGGTGCCGGACACCCTCTTCCTCGGTGCCGAAGGCATGCTTCCCCGGTGCCGGACAAAACATCGAAGAATAATGTGATGTGGAGCAAACATTTTTTCAGATCGGTTCGTTTAATATGAAACGAACTAAATACATATTGAGTATGAAATCATTTATTTTAATGGTGGTAGCTATGGTGTGTGCAATATCTTTGGAAGCGCAGAATAAGTCTTTCTACGACTTCACTGTGCAAACGATTGACGGTAAGGAATTTCCTCTTTCGTCTTTGAAAGGGAAAAAAGTGCTGGTGGTGAATGTGGCTTCAAAGTGTGGCTTGACTCCTCAGTATGCCAAGTTGCAGGAATTGTACGAGAAGTATAAGGATAAGAACTTCGTTATTATCGGCTTTCCCGCCAATAACTTTATGGGACAGGAACCGGGGAGCAATGAAGAGATTGCCAAGTTCTGTTCATTGAACTATGATGTCACTTTCCCGATGATGGCTAAGATTTCCGTCAAAGGCAAGGAGATGGCTCCACTTTATCAATGGCTGACGGAGAAGAAACTGAATGGAAAAGAAGATGCACCCGTTCAGTGGAACTTCCAGAAGTTTATGATTGACGAGAACGGAAACTGGATTGGGTTCGTAGCCCCCAAAGAGAGCCCGTTCTCGGAGAAAATCATTACTTGGATAGAGAAGGAATAAGGGATACTTTTTTCAGTTCTCCTTCAAAGTTGGGAGTGAAAATGCCTTTTCCCAGGTTTTCTTCTATTTCTTCGACGGTCCAGAACCGTCCGCCGTCCAGTTCGTCGCTGGGGCGGATTTCACCGTCGTAGACTGTCTTATGAACGAATACAAGTTCCTTCTCGCGGTCGGACTCGAAAACATAATTAGTCAGAAGCTCGGGAGTAAAGTCCGTGATGCCCAGTTCTTCACGGACTTCCCGTTTAAGGGCTATCTCTACGCTTTCGCCTAAATCGATATGTCCGCCTACGGCCGTATCCCATTTCCCGGGTTGGATGTCTTTCCACTCGGGACGTTTTTGCAGATACAAATCCCCTTTCGTGTTGAAGACGTGCAGATGGACGACCGGATGAAGCAATTTGCTGCCGCTGTGGCATTCTCCGCGGGTGGCGGCTCCGGTGATATTTCCCTGTTCATCGACGACGGGGAACATTTCTTGGTTGTTATCGCTTGACATCATTGTTTCTACTGTTTTTATAGGAAGGGTTATCGCAATTTACGATACCCTCATGGTATTTGTAATATCCTTACGGCATTAATAAGGAAGAATCTCCGTAACTCAGGAACCGGAAATCGTGGCTCAGGGCATAATCATAAATCGTGCGCCAGTCTCCTTTTACAAAAGCGGAAACCAAAAGTAATAAGGTGCTTTGCGGCTGATGGAAATTAGTAACCATTGCTTTTACTATTTTATACTGGTAGCCGGGGGCAATAATGATCTGTGTACTGGTATGAAGAGCTTCAAGACCATTTCTGTCAAGATACCCCAATATCTTTTGCAACGCAACTACCGGGGGAATCTGGTCATACTTTTCATAAGGCTGCCATTGTCTGACGTGTAGTTCCTCTTCCGTAGCGTCCGGATTATCAGCCAGTGTGACTCCGATATGATACAGGCTTTCGAGTGTGCGTACCGAAGTAGTCCCTACGGCAACGGCGCAACCGTCATGGTCGATAAGTTTCTTGATAGTGCTCCGGTTGACAGATATATATTCCGTATGCATCTCGTGACCTTCAATCTCTTCACTTTTCACAGGTTTGAAAGTTCCCGCACCTACGTGCAGGGTCAGTTCCTCAAGTTCTATTCCTTTCTCTTGCAGCGCATCCAATACTCGGGGCGTGAAATGCAGTCCGGCGGTAGGTGCGGCTACCGAACCTTTAATCTTTGAATAAACCGTCTGATAAGTTTCTTTATCGCTTTCTTCCGTCTCCCGGTTTAGATAAGGAGGAATAG
The DNA window shown above is from Bacteroides faecium and carries:
- a CDS encoding CusA/CzcA family heavy metal efflux RND transporter, whose product is MFTAIVRFSIKKKMFVGLTTLFLLIGGIYAMLTLPIDAVPDITNNQVQIVTVSPTLAPQEVEQLITMPIELAMSNIMNVEDIRSVSRFGLSVVTVVFKESVPTLDARQLINEQIQTVTGEIPPELGAPEMMPITTGLGEIYQYILKVAPGYEEKYDAMELRTIQDWMVKRQLSGIPGIVEINSFGGYLKQYEVAVDPDALFSLNITIGEVFEALSSNNQNTGGSYIEKAKNAYYIRSEGMITRTKDIERIVVANRNGIPVHISDVGVVRFGSPKRFGAMTMDGEGECVGGIAMMLKGANANVVTQELEKRVEKIQHLLPEGVSIEPYLNRSELVNRNISTVVNNLIEGAIIVFLVLIIFLGNVRAGLIVASVIPLAMLFAFIMMRLFNVTANLMSLGAIDFGIVVDGSIVILEGILAHIYGKQFRGRTFTREEMDKEVEKGASGVVRSATFAVLIILIVFFPILTLNGIEGKYFTPMAKTLVFCIIGALILSLTYVPMMASLFLKHTIVVKPTLADRFFEKLNSVYQRCLRSCLHHKWRTVIVAFAALIGSLFLFTRLGAEFIPTLDEGDFAMQMTLPAGSSLSESIEVSRLAEKTLMDKFPEIKHVVAKIGTAEVPTDPMAVEDADVMIIMKPFKEWTSAGNRAEMVDKMKEALEPLSERAEFNFSQPIQLRFNELMTGAKADIAVKLYGEDTHELYEKAKEAAAYVEKVPGASDVIVEQTMGLPQLVVKYNRSKIARYGINIEELNTIIRTAYAGESSGVVFENERRFDLVVRLDQEKVADLNLDKLFVRTSEGIQIPVGEVASIDLVSGPLQINRDATKRRIVIGVNVRDADIQQVVADIQKTLDRNVKLKPGYYFEYGGQFENLQNAIHTLLIVIPVALMLILLILFFAFKNITYTLMVFSTVPLSLIGGIVALWLRGLPFSISAGVGFIALFGVAVLNGILMVNHFNELRKQNAYPMTTNRIIAKGTPHLLRPVFLTGLVASLGFVPMAIATSAGAEVQRPLATVVIGGLIISTVLTLLIIPVFYKIVNSLATWKRPGAKFHLPFFVLLPLFLLIPSFVSAQQASTVTLEQAIEMAKQNHPRLKMATNAIQQAKATRGEIVEASPTSFSYSWGQLNGENKKDKELAFEQSLGSLLTPFYKNALVNRQVKTTTFYRQMVEKEVTAEVKRAWAYYQYAANLCAMYRDQDKMAEKLQHIGELRYQQGEITLLEKNMMTTVAAELHNRWFQAQEEEKMALARFRWSCYSDQPIVPADSTLSLFYTSLSDGTLSGAHTAYFQSQADEAKAMLHVERSHFFPEISVGYTRQDILPLKNLNAWMVGISFPIYFLPQKSKVKQARLSATSAQIQADANILELRNKVLELEASLRRYNESLRYYTSSALKEADELTKAANLQLQQSETGIAEYIQSITTARDIRRGYIETVYQYNIAALEYELFR
- a CDS encoding efflux RND transporter periplasmic adaptor subunit, encoding MKKIFYSVLLLALTACKGNQQITDNETGMVSATEVAADTVAKQPEVDAVTSATSKPNQVSFNGRIVLPPQRQATIALTMGGVVKNTSLLPGQHIAKNAVIATLENPEFITLQQTYLDSHAQAEYLLAEYERQKALSAEQAASQKKFQQSKADYLSMKSRQDAAAAQLSLLGVAPETLLKNGIQPLLEVKAPISGYAANVAMNIGKYINPGEALCEIIDKSSPMLCLTTYEKDLADIQVGSPVQFRVNGMGTQTFNGTVVSIGQKVDETNRSLEVYSSIKETNAQFRPGMYVTAHIQKND
- a CDS encoding S-adenosylmethionine:tRNA ribosyltransferase-isomerase, producing MKEDPKHIHISEYNYPLPDERIAKFPLAVRDQSKLLVYRRGEVSEDTFTSLPEYLPKGALMVFNNTKVIQARLHFRKETGALIEVFCLEPIQPNDYVLNFQQTEHAAWLCMIGNLKKWKDGTLKREMTVKGLPITLTATRGESRGTSHWVDFSWDNPEVTFADILEVFGELPIPPYLNRETEESDKETYQTVYSKIKGSVAAPTAGLHFTPRVLDALQEKGIELEELTLHVGAGTFKPVKSEEIEGHEMHTEYISVNRSTIKKLIDHDGCAVAVGTTSVRTLESLYHIGVTLADNPDATEEELHVRQWQPYEKYDQIPPVVALQKILGYLDRNGLEALHTSTQIIIAPGYQYKIVKAMVTNFHQPQSTLLLLVSAFVKGDWRTIYDYALSHDFRFLSYGDSSLLMP
- a CDS encoding glutathione peroxidase — encoded protein: MKSFILMVVAMVCAISLEAQNKSFYDFTVQTIDGKEFPLSSLKGKKVLVVNVASKCGLTPQYAKLQELYEKYKDKNFVIIGFPANNFMGQEPGSNEEIAKFCSLNYDVTFPMMAKISVKGKEMAPLYQWLTEKKLNGKEDAPVQWNFQKFMIDENGNWIGFVAPKESPFSEKIITWIEKE
- a CDS encoding glycoside hydrolase family 97 protein, which gives rise to MRKYFLLSVFLCLVLSLHAQKKLELVSPNGELKVSFNLSDKIYYSIDYNGEVLLKDNSLQLTLKNQVLGQNPKLRRQKRTSVNERLTPVVPLKYAGIDNSYNQLVLTFKDYSVEFRVFNDGVAYRFVTSLKGEVEVMGEEFVINFPADYQLHLQQPGGFKTAYEESYTHVQSNVWKPEDRMAVLPALIDTRKDYKILISESDLTDYPCMFLKGTGTNGMVSTFPKAPLAFTESGDRSVKITQEADYIAKTRGTRNYPWRYFVITKNDRQLIENTMTYKLAEKNQLQNVSWIKPGQVSWEWWNDASPYGPDVNFVSGYNLATYKYYIDFASQFGIPYIIMDEGWAKSTRDPYTPNPEVNLHELIRYGKEKNVGIVLWLTWLTVENNFDLFKTFNEWGVKGLKIDFMDRSDQWMVNYYERVAREAAKNKLFVDFHGSFKPAGLEYKYPNVLSYEGVRGMEQMGGCCPDNSLYLPFMRNAVGPMDYTPGAMISMQPDVYSAERPNAASIGTRAYQLALFVVFESGLQMLADNPTLYYRNEDCTRFITQVPVTWDETVALEAKAGEYVIVAKRKGDKWYIGGITNNGETQREFTVKLDFLKKNRSYQMTSFEDGINAGRQAMDYRCKSSQVKAGDSFTVKMVRNGGFAAIIE
- a CDS encoding NUDIX hydrolase, producing the protein MSSDNNQEMFPVVDEQGNITGAATRGECHSGSKLLHPVVHLHVFNTKGDLYLQKRPEWKDIQPGKWDTAVGGHIDLGESVEIALKREVREELGITDFTPELLTNYVFESDREKELVFVHKTVYDGEIRPSDELDGGRFWTVEEIEENLGKGIFTPNFEGELKKVSLIPSLSK
- a CDS encoding sensor histidine kinase, whose translation is MIVKAIKKDKYVLSTVIISMAVAVLIHFPESVSLFDRFESHSLFPGMKFMDVANEILFTFLSLLLLFAVNTRLFHFNQSSIKITGTKILLSFILTWILSNLLGQVFVFLHKTFDIPAIDAMVHHYLHPLRDFIMACLVTSSCYIIHLIYRQQQVLIENEQLQAENIRNQYEVLKNQLNPHMLFNSLNTLRSLVRENQDKAQDYIQELSRVLRYTLQSNESQSVSLREEMEFASAYIFLLKMRFENNLQFDIQIAKAYEDFRLPPMAVQVLIENAVKHNEISNRKPLAIHITTDGNGFLSVSNDIQPKWTATPGTGIGLVNLAKRYHLLFKQEIQITEDKEFTVSIPLIDEAQ
- a CDS encoding LytR/AlgR family response regulator transcription factor, translated to MKTVIIEDEKAAVRNLSSLLNEVKPDAEIAAILDSIGSTIEWFGSHPMPDLIFMDIHLADGSAFEIFNHVSITCPIIFTTAYDEYALRAFKVNSIDYLLKPIGKEDIERALAKLGNLQHTAAPDSQPRHNPHQEEELLQLFHSLKKQENYKTHFLIPMKGDKLLPVSVDMILLFYIKDCQVKAVLTDGTEYNFTQTLDELTDCLNPHLFFRANRQYLVSREAIKDIDLWFNSRLSINVRYSGIKEKILVSKARVAEFKEWFSKKQ